Sequence from the Pseudomonas sp. LS.1a genome:
GGCCTTGGAATCGTCGTACCAGTTCACGCCGTTGCGCTCGCGCACCCACTGGCAGCGATGGGCCAGGCCACCGAACTCGCGCAGGGCTTCGAGCATCGGCTCGAACGGCAGGCCGGCAGCATGCCCCAGGGCCAACGCCGCCAAGGCATTGCTCTGGTTGTGGGCACCACGAATCTTCAGTTCGCGCACCGGCATCAGCGCCTGGAACTCGAATGCCAGGTATTTCTCACCGTCCACTTCGCGCAGGCCAAAGGCCTTGAAGTCTGGCTGGTTGAGGCCGAAGGTCCAGCATGGGCGGCCTTCGACCGGCAGTGGGCGGCTCAGGGCGTCCTGACGATTGACGACAACCTGTTTGGCGCCACGGAAGATCCGGTGCTTGGCCAGGTGGTAGGCCGGCAGGCCGCTGTAGCGGTCCATGTGGTCTTCGCTGATGTTCAGCACCGTGGCCACTTCGGCGTTGAGCTGGTCAGTGGTTTCCAGCTGGAAGCTGGACAGTTCCAGCACGTACAGCTCGACATCATCGGCCAGCAAGTCCAGCGCCGGGGTACCGAGGTTGCCGCCCACCGCCACGCGCTTGCCGGCCTTGGCGGCCATTTCGCCAACCAGGGTGGTGACGGTGCTCTTGGCGTTGGAGCCGCTGATGGCAATGATCGGGGCCTTGGCGTAGCGGGCGAACAGTTCGATGTCACCGGACAGCTTCACGCCACGCGCGGCCGCCTGCTGCAGGGCCGGGGTGGCCAGGGCCAGGCCGGGGCTTACGTACAGCTCGTTGGCGCGGCACAGGAAGTCCACGTCCAGCTCACCACAGCGCACTTCCACCTGCGGGTAATCACGGCGCAGGGTGTCCAGTTCCGGCGGTTGCTCGCGGGTGTCGGCGACCGCAAAGGCAACGCCCCGGCTCGCCAGGAAGCGAACCAGGGACATGCCGCTCTTGCCGAGGCCGACAACGATGCGGAATTGGTCGGAAGCGATCAAAGACACGCTCATCTACCTCAGTTTCAGGGTTGCAAGGCCGATCAGCACGAGGATCACGGTGATGATCCAGAAACGGACGATCACCCGTGGCTCTGGCCAGCCCTTGAGTTCAAAGTGGTGGTGGATCGGCGCCATGCGGAACACGCGCTTGCCGGTCAGCTTGAAGGAGGCAACCTGGATCACCACCGACAGGGTT
This genomic interval carries:
- the murD gene encoding UDP-N-acetylmuramoyl-L-alanine--D-glutamate ligase, whose amino-acid sequence is MSLIASDQFRIVVGLGKSGMSLVRFLASRGVAFAVADTREQPPELDTLRRDYPQVEVRCGELDVDFLCRANELYVSPGLALATPALQQAAARGVKLSGDIELFARYAKAPIIAISGSNAKSTVTTLVGEMAAKAGKRVAVGGNLGTPALDLLADDVELYVLELSSFQLETTDQLNAEVATVLNISEDHMDRYSGLPAYHLAKHRIFRGAKQVVVNRQDALSRPLPVEGRPCWTFGLNQPDFKAFGLREVDGEKYLAFEFQALMPVRELKIRGAHNQSNALAALALGHAAGLPFEPMLEALREFGGLAHRCQWVRERNGVNWYDDSKATNVGAALAAIEGLGADIEGKLVLIAGGDGKGADFAALREPVQRFCRAVVLLGRDAERLAEALGDGVQLVRVKTLDDAVQQCAELAQAGDAVLLSPACASLDMFRNFEERGRLFAQAAGGLA